The DNA window GTCGACACGGTGGTGGTGGCGGCGCAGCACAGCCCCATCAACCCCACGGGGCGGTTCGTGATGGGCGGGCAGCAGGCCGACACGGGGCTGACGGGGCGTAAGGTGTTCGTGGATACATACGGCGGGATGGGCCGGCACGGGGGCGGGGCGCTGTTCGGCAAGGATCCGACCAAGGTGGACCGCTCAGGAGCCTACGCCGCCCGCTACGTCGCCAAGAACGTGGTGGCGGCGGCGCTGGCGAAGCGCTGCGAGGTGCAGGTGGCGTACGCCATCGGGGTGGCGAGGCCCGTGTCGGTGCGGGTGGAGACATTTGGGACGGGTGTCGTGCCCGACGACGTGCTGGCCGACCTCGTCGAACGCTTCTTCGACCTGCGCCCGGGGGCGATCATCCGGCGGCTCGACCTGCAGCGCCCCATCTACCGCCCCCTGGTGGCCCACGGCCACTTCGGCCGCACCGACCTGGGTCGGCCGTGTTGCCCCGGTAGACGTCCACAGCCACGGGGCGTCCTTCCCGGTCGGTGGTGATCCCGAAGACGATCGGGCGCTTGCCCCGCTTGACGTCCCGGTTGTGGCCGAAGGTCGCCAGCGGGCCATGAGCCCCCTCGTAGTAGGTCGAGGTGACATCGTCGAGCACCAGGCTGCGCTCGCTCAAATGCCGCCGGGCCAGATGCGCTTCGATGCGAGCCTGCCGGGCCAACAGCCAGTCCAGGGCGAAGGTGACGTCGTCCTGGGTGGCCCCCTCCAGCCCCAGGTCCTCGGCCAGCGTGGTGGTGGCCCACCCGCTGACGGTCGGCAGCTTGGGCTGCGGGTGGAGGAGGCGGCTCACAATCAGGGCCTCGACAATGTCCCGCTGGAAGGAGGGCAGGGGGTCCAGGACCTCGGGGAGGCCGAGCTTCCGCAGCATGGCCCGCACGGCCGCCACCTGGCCGTGGGGGCGCGTCTTGACCACCTCGACGGCCTGCTCCAC is part of the Bacillota bacterium genome and encodes:
- a CDS encoding methionine adenosyltransferase domain-containing protein: VDTVVVAAQHSPINPTGRFVMGGQQADTGLTGRKVFVDTYGGMGRHGGGALFGKDPTKVDRSGAYAARYVAKNVVAAALAKRCEVQVAYAIGVARPVSVRVETFGTGVVPDDVLADLVERFFDLRPGAIIRRLDLQRPIYRPLVAHGHFGRTDLGRPCCPGRRPQPRGVLPGRW